One part of the Quercus lobata isolate SW786 chromosome 7, ValleyOak3.0 Primary Assembly, whole genome shotgun sequence genome encodes these proteins:
- the LOC115954016 gene encoding non-specific lipid-transfer protein 1-like has protein sequence MASLNFSCVLFLCMIAIVPIAQATITCTQISNNVMPCVTYLRSNGASPPPENCCQGVRNLNGMAKTTPDRQAVCNCFKAAAGGISGLNPTLVPNLPKNCGVNNPYKISPSTDCSKVQ, from the exons ATGGCTAGCCTTAACTTTTCATGTGTGCTTTTCTTGTGCATGATAGCTATTGTACCCATTGCCCAAGCCACCATAACATGCactcaaatttcaaacaatGTAATGCCATGCGTAACCTACCTTAGGAGCAATGGTGCGTCGCCTCCACCTGAAAACTGTTGCCAAGGGGTTAGAAACCTCAACGGCATGGCCAAGACCACACCTGATCGCCAAGCCGTTTGCAACTGTTTCAAAGCCGCAGCTGGTGGAATTTCTGGACTCAACCCTACTTTAGTTCCTAACCTCCCAAAAAATTGTGGAGTCAATAATCCTTACAAGATCAGCCCCTCCACCGACTGTTCAAA AGTGCAGTGA
- the LOC115952876 gene encoding non-specific lipid-transfer protein 1-like: protein MANSLVLKLTCLALMCMVIGAPVAQAAISCGQVQSSLVACIPYLRSGGSPTQACCNGVKSLNNAAKTTADRQAACECLKTAAGSISGLSPANAASLPGKCGVNVPYKISTSTNCKNVK, encoded by the exons ATGGCTAACTCCTTGGTCCTTAAGCTCACTTGCTTGGCACTCATGTGCATGGTGATTGGTGCACCAGTTGCCCAAGCCGCTATATCATGTGGCCAAGTCCAAAGCAGCCTTGTTGCTTGCATTCCCTACCTGAGGAGTGGAGGGTCTCCCACACAGGCTTGCTGCAATGGGGTTAAGTCCCTCAACAATGCTGCTAAGACCACAGCTGACCGCCAGGCCGCTTGTGAGTGTTTGAAAACAGCTGCTGGTAGCATCTCTGGACTTAGTCCTGCTAATGCTGCTTCTCTCCCTGGCAAGTGTGGAGTCAATGTTCCTTACAAGATCAGCACCTCCACCAACTGCAAAAA CGTGAAGTGA